A single genomic interval of Hevea brasiliensis isolate MT/VB/25A 57/8 chromosome 4, ASM3005281v1, whole genome shotgun sequence harbors:
- the LOC131179504 gene encoding protein FAR-RED IMPAIRED RESPONSE 1-like: MPFATFVGVNHHGQSIILGCALLSHEDVETFKWVFSTWLSAMGDTHPHAIFTDQCESIMAVIRKVMPNTIYKFCLWHILSKLSEKFKGVADFTKANNEFKALIFDSLMIKMFERNWNEFLKYGLENNEWLTKLYFERESWVPIYLNHMFWAGMMSTQRSKGIHAYFDSYVHSRSTLKQFIEQYEMALCGKTEKELLLEFISKNRLVNCISQFQWEKQFQSAFTHEMFKLIQEQIKRLWYCDMKILNKDEESNEHGMERYNILERCIINDWYHKEFVYSIEHRENGQYFSCKCRRFDSSGILCCYILKMIVTKGIEVINERYLPRRWRKDVHRPYIKKFFAEGYPTMTEEYQKYRELEGDFEQITDIVIGNTQKMEYVKRQLQVLKVILSEWNDGLLASAVDSDTVGVANSDSSIAILNPHEARSRGKPRSN, from the coding sequence ATGCCTTTTGCAACATTCGTTGGTGTTAATCACCATGGCCAATCTATTATATTAGGTTGTGCCTTATTGTCCCATGAGGATGTAGAGACTTTTAAATGGGTTTTCTCAACTTGGCTCTCAGCAATGGGAGACACTCATCCCCATGCTATTTTCActgatcaatgcgaaagcattatgGCTGTTATCAGGAAAGTCATGCCTAACACAATATATAAATTCTGCTTATGGCATATCCTTAGCAAGTTGTCAGAGAAGTTTAAGGGTGTGGCTGATTTTACAAAAGCCAATAATGAGTTTAAAGCTTTAATATTCGATAGTTTGATGATTAAGATGTTTGAAAGAAATTGGAATGAGTTCCTGAAGTATGGACTAGAAAATAATGAATGGTTGACGAAGCTTTATTTTGAAAGGGAGAGTTGGGTACCCATCTATCTCAATCACATGTTCTGGGCGGGAATGATGTCTACTCAAAGAAGCAAGGGCATACATGCTTACTTTGATAGTTATGTTCACTCAAGAAGCACATTAAAGCAATTCATCGAACAATATGAGATGGCCCTATGTGGGAAGACTGAGAAGGAGTTGCTTTTAGAGTTCATATCAAAAAATAGGCTTGTTAATTGTATATCTCAATTTCAATGGGAAAAACAGTTTCAAAGTGCCTTCACTCATGAAATGTTTAAGTTGATTCAAGAGCAGATTAAGCGCCTATGGTACTGCGATATGAAAATTCTAAACAAGGATGAAGAGAGCAATGAGCATGGGATGGAGAGATACAATATACTTGAGAGGTGCATAATTAATGACTGGTATCACAAGGAGTTTGTCTACAGCATTGAGCATAGAGAAAATGGACAATATTTCAGTTGCAAATGTAGAAGATTTGATTCAAGTGGAATACTTTGTTGCTACATCTTAAAAATGATCGTTACAAAAGGCATCGAGGTAATTAATGAAAGATATTTACCCAGGAGGTGGAGAAAAGACGTGCACCGTCCATATATTAAAAAGTTTTTTGCCGAAGGCTATCCAACGATGACAGAGGAATACCAAAAATACCGTGAACTTGAGGGAGATTTTGAGCAAATAACTGACATTGTTATTGGCAACACACAAAAGATGGAGTATGTCAAAAGGCAGCTTCAAGTTTTGAAGGTGATTTTATCAGAATGGAATGATGGATTGTTAGCTTCTGCAGTAGACTCAGACACTGTTGGTGTTGCAAATTCTGATAGTTCAATTGCTATTTTGAATCCACATGAGGCTCGTAGCCGTGGTAAGCCACGAAGTAATTAA